Proteins encoded by one window of Roseibium sp. Sym1:
- the galE gene encoding UDP-glucose 4-epimerase GalE, with protein MQCDNRTVLVAGGAGYIGAHACKALKQAGYTPVVYDNLVTGHRYAVKWGAFEHGDILDRRRLDEVMRKHAPGAVLHFAAYAYVGESVEDPGKYHRNNVAGSLSLLEACRDHGIPHFVFSSSCAVYGVPEQVPINEQTPSCPINPYGWTKFHVEQMLKDFSAAHDLSFMALRYFNAAGADPEAEIGEDHDPETRIIPLAIRASEPSGQVFKVFGTDYDTPDGTCIRDYIHVSDLADAHVRALQALQDGGGSACLNLGTGEGASVLQVARAVEDVTGRDVRLEFAERRPGDPAVLVADAGRAKERLGWQPRFRDLADIVRTAYRWHGTK; from the coding sequence ATGCAATGCGACAACAGGACGGTACTGGTTGCGGGCGGGGCCGGCTATATCGGCGCCCACGCCTGCAAGGCCCTGAAGCAGGCCGGGTATACGCCGGTGGTCTATGACAACCTGGTGACGGGACATCGGTATGCCGTCAAGTGGGGCGCATTCGAACATGGTGACATTCTGGACCGCCGCCGGCTCGACGAGGTGATGCGCAAGCATGCGCCGGGCGCCGTGCTGCACTTCGCCGCTTATGCCTATGTAGGGGAATCGGTGGAGGATCCCGGGAAATATCATCGCAACAATGTTGCGGGCAGCCTGTCTCTGCTGGAAGCCTGCCGCGACCACGGCATTCCCCATTTCGTGTTTTCAAGCAGCTGCGCCGTCTACGGAGTGCCCGAGCAGGTTCCGATAAACGAGCAAACGCCGTCCTGTCCGATCAATCCCTACGGCTGGACCAAGTTCCATGTCGAGCAGATGCTGAAGGATTTCAGCGCGGCGCATGATCTTTCCTTCATGGCCTTGCGATACTTCAATGCCGCGGGAGCCGACCCGGAGGCCGAGATTGGCGAGGATCATGACCCCGAGACCCGGATCATCCCCCTGGCGATCCGGGCAAGCGAACCGTCCGGGCAGGTCTTCAAGGTGTTCGGAACCGACTACGACACGCCCGACGGGACCTGTATCCGGGATTACATACATGTGTCCGATCTTGCAGATGCGCATGTGCGTGCCTTGCAGGCGCTTCAGGACGGCGGAGGCTCTGCCTGCCTGAATCTCGGCACGGGCGAGGGAGCCTCGGTCCTGCAGGTTGCCCGTGCAGTGGAAGACGTCACGGGACGGGATGTGCGGCTGGAGTTTGCCGAAAGGCGGCCCGGGGACCCTGCCGTGCTTGTTGCCGATGCCGGTCGGGCCAAGGAGCGTCTGGGCTGGCAGCCGCGCTTCCGCGATCTGGCCGACATTGTCCGGACTGCCTATCGCTGGCATGGTACAAAGTGA
- a CDS encoding glycoside hydrolase family 26 protein: protein MVSQHPRLSRRQLLVTGAAAAATAGMGVPAARAQTVVEGRDLRKDKRPVLYPDGPKFGCYDPYGDFTDDRRVATEHLFLPWEDVDLAGLPEADAYALERNRKILVTIEPWSWALDWNVSQGQLRDLIISGQRDANLRAILSVLQGFQSPITIRWAQEMDNPFIRFPWSKWAPEDYIAAFRRVSAIVREMLPGAQMMWSPRGEKDLQDYYPGDEHLDLVGLTVLGLERYDEIEYGATRSFAESVQQGYELTVDYGKPIWVAELAYEGGLDYVRDWVMEADLNYPEYPELKEVVYFNDKEVWEWPYGLGLPDWRVIRDRPSYPNRR from the coding sequence ATGGTGAGCCAACATCCAAGACTATCCAGGCGGCAACTTCTGGTAACAGGGGCCGCGGCCGCCGCGACCGCCGGCATGGGGGTGCCGGCCGCGCGCGCGCAAACCGTTGTTGAAGGCCGGGATCTGAGAAAAGACAAACGGCCCGTGCTTTATCCGGACGGCCCCAAGTTCGGGTGTTACGACCCTTATGGTGACTTCACCGACGACCGCCGGGTTGCGACCGAACACCTGTTCCTGCCCTGGGAAGATGTCGATCTGGCGGGTCTGCCCGAAGCCGACGCCTATGCGCTTGAGCGAAACCGCAAGATCCTGGTGACCATCGAGCCCTGGTCCTGGGCCCTGGACTGGAACGTTTCCCAGGGGCAGCTTCGCGATCTGATCATTTCCGGTCAAAGGGATGCCAACCTGAGGGCGATCCTGAGTGTCTTGCAGGGGTTCCAAAGCCCGATCACGATCCGCTGGGCCCAGGAAATGGACAACCCCTTTATCCGGTTTCCGTGGTCCAAATGGGCACCGGAAGACTATATCGCCGCGTTCCGGCGGGTTTCCGCGATCGTGCGGGAAATGCTGCCGGGAGCGCAGATGATGTGGTCCCCGAGGGGGGAAAAGGATCTGCAGGATTATTATCCAGGCGATGAACATCTGGATCTGGTCGGTCTGACCGTTCTCGGGCTGGAGCGCTATGACGAGATCGAATATGGTGCAACGAGAAGTTTTGCCGAGTCGGTGCAACAGGGCTACGAACTGACGGTGGACTACGGAAAACCCATCTGGGTGGCCGAACTCGCCTACGAAGGTGGCCTGGATTACGTGCGTGACTGGGTGATGGAGGCGGACCTGAACTACCCGGAATATCCGGAGCTCAAGGAAGTCGTCTATTTCAATGACAAGGAAGTCTGGGAATGGCCTTACGGACTGGGTCTGCCGGACTGGCGGGTGATCCGGGATCGTCCCTCCTATCCCAACAGACGCTAG
- a CDS encoding DUF995 domain-containing protein, whose amino-acid sequence MFKSLTRALGLAVLLCAGGAVQAAEKVEDEKDPVTLAAESARPMTVDELFRIYNNRTWIWEDGAGYFQAHKRRFISWVRRGRTASFGDGNWFMTQDGRICFRAKWHATDGAAIATTCFQHRTDGRNNYQRSWPDGEWYIFAHTPRRSGDEINKLKAGDQVTASFERNRQYIAENGVPQDFCSRRDPLVKAFCSLFGG is encoded by the coding sequence ATGTTCAAATCGCTGACACGCGCCTTGGGTCTTGCGGTTCTTCTTTGCGCTGGCGGAGCAGTTCAGGCTGCCGAAAAGGTCGAGGACGAGAAAGACCCCGTTACCCTTGCGGCGGAAAGCGCCCGGCCGATGACCGTCGACGAACTCTTCCGCATCTACAACAACAGGACCTGGATCTGGGAGGACGGGGCCGGCTATTTCCAGGCCCACAAACGGCGCTTCATTTCCTGGGTCAGACGCGGCCGAACCGCCTCCTTCGGCGACGGCAACTGGTTCATGACCCAGGATGGGAGGATCTGCTTCCGGGCGAAATGGCACGCCACGGACGGCGCGGCCATTGCGACGACGTGTTTTCAGCATCGCACGGATGGCAGGAACAACTACCAGCGCAGCTGGCCGGACGGGGAGTGGTACATTTTCGCGCACACGCCCCGCAGGAGCGGCGACGAGATCAACAAGCTGAAAGCGGGAGACCAGGTCACGGCCAGCTTCGAGCGCAACAGACAATACATCGCCGAAAACGGTGTGCCGCAGGACTTCTGCTCGAGAAGGGACCCCTTAGTAAAAGCCTTTTGCAGCCTGTTTGGCGGTTGA
- a CDS encoding glycoside hydrolase family 26 protein produces the protein MRTVGSILTLLLPLALHGPAQAKETAGQAPGQSGSAESFVEALDRNGMSFGVYDPHSAFKGERDVDIEHMFVYWQALDVDALRSRLDYASQHARKMMVTVEPYTRAVNWRDGGEHLFKDIVSGKFRKEITRVCSELAGFDGSVLVRWGHEMEDPTGRYPWARKDNEGFKSAFRHFVGSCKSVAQNVSFVWSPKGEKNLADYYPGDDVVDLVGVSLWGLEKMDEKYYGGWRDFSSTFTEKYDRVAQFGKPVIIAELGVSGKSDYRENWFSNLFETVSSSEHFRQLRAIVYFNDKEPHYWPLGLGSPDWRLPGASSWFSTAKQAAKGFY, from the coding sequence ATGCGAACAGTAGGCAGTATTCTGACCCTTCTTCTGCCGCTGGCGCTCCATGGGCCGGCACAGGCAAAGGAAACGGCAGGACAGGCCCCCGGTCAGTCCGGGTCTGCGGAATCCTTTGTCGAGGCTCTCGACAGGAACGGCATGTCCTTCGGTGTCTATGACCCCCACTCGGCCTTCAAGGGTGAGCGGGACGTCGATATCGAACACATGTTCGTCTACTGGCAGGCTCTGGATGTCGATGCCCTGCGCAGCCGTCTCGACTACGCATCGCAGCATGCCCGCAAGATGATGGTCACGGTCGAACCCTATACCCGTGCAGTCAACTGGCGCGACGGCGGCGAACACCTTTTCAAGGACATCGTCTCGGGAAAATTCCGGAAGGAAATCACCCGTGTCTGCAGCGAACTGGCCGGTTTCGACGGGTCGGTGCTGGTGCGCTGGGGTCATGAAATGGAGGACCCGACCGGCCGCTATCCCTGGGCGCGAAAGGACAATGAAGGCTTCAAGTCCGCCTTCCGCCACTTTGTCGGCAGTTGCAAGTCCGTCGCGCAAAATGTTTCCTTCGTCTGGTCTCCGAAAGGAGAGAAGAACCTGGCTGATTACTATCCCGGCGACGACGTCGTGGACCTTGTCGGCGTATCGCTCTGGGGCCTGGAGAAGATGGACGAGAAATACTACGGCGGCTGGCGCGATTTCAGTTCCACATTCACCGAGAAATACGACCGCGTCGCTCAGTTCGGAAAGCCCGTGATCATCGCGGAACTTGGCGTTTCCGGTAAATCGGACTACCGCGAAAACTGGTTCTCGAACCTGTTTGAGACCGTGTCCTCGTCTGAGCATTTCCGGCAACTGCGCGCGATTGTCTATTTCAACGACAAGGAGCCCCATTACTGGCCCCTCGGCCTTGGTTCTCCAGACTGGAGGCTTCCGGGAGCCTCCAGCTGGTTCTCAACCGCCAAACAGGCTGCAAAAGGCTTTTACTAA